In Zingiber officinale cultivar Zhangliang chromosome 3A, Zo_v1.1, whole genome shotgun sequence, the DNA window GTTGACCAGTTCTACGCTGGAAGTCCCAATATCGTCTATGTTTGTCCTCAAATGGTACCTAAATAGTTGTGTTTAGAGATACAAATTAGGTTATAAAGGCAAAAAGTAATTGATAATATATATAGTCCTTGCTGCAGCAGTTAGCATTTAATCAAGGATTGGCAGAAAATGACAAGATTGAAAGAGCCTTACTGTTCCTTTCTGGAGATTGGAAGCTTGCATGCCAAGGTTAGCCAACCGCTTACAAGGATCGATCTCTTTCTCTGGTGGTTCAGTCAGAGACACCCTGATCGTATCGCCCAAACCATCCTGTTGAGCAGCATTATACATGTAATACATCGAGTTCAACAATCGAAAAAAATGTGTTTGAAACTCGCAAGTATTGTTCCGTCGCTTACAAATATCAATAAAGGATTCAGTACAGCTCTATAAAGAATATATCTAAGATTCAATGAGCTGCAAGTCTGGACATTTAGGTGACTGAAAGGTGCATAGATTTTGCTTACTATATTTAGTAGATCCTTTAAGTTTGCATGATAGTTTAAATGGTCATACAGCTTTGATCAGACAATGTATCAAACATACTATTGAATCATGAAACATGTTTCAAACATGAATTGCTAGGTGTGTGTTGTTAAAGATATCACATAGAGTGAGTATCATACATGAATTGGAAAAAACAATGGTGGAAAAAACATATTCAAAGAGTACAAACCTGAAGAAGGGTCCCAATACCAATTGCAGATTTCATCCTTCCATCTTCTCCCTCTCCAGCTTCAGTAACTCCTAAGTGCAGAGGATAATCCCAACCTAGTGCATACATCTCAGCAACAAGCAAACGATAGGCTTGAACCATGATGACTGGGTTGCTTGCTTTCATCGAGAAGACAAAGTTATGAAAGTCTAGCTTCCGGCATATCCTTGCAAATTCAAAGGCAGATTCAACCTGTTGCAGGAACAGCAAACCTTTCAGCATTGATTCTCATCTGAAACAAATTCAAGGTGTAGCCTATGAACAGTACAGACCATTCCTCTAGGAGAATCTCCATAGTAGCTCATAATTCGATCGGAAAGACTTCCGTGATTGGTCCCGATTCGGATTGCCCTTCCATACTTCTTGCATTTCTCAACCAAAGGAGTGAAGACCTGAACACGAAGATGAACGATCATAAGATCAAAAGGAATAGAGAAAAATATAGATATTCATCATCGGTACCTTTTCAATATGTTCAAGCTCTTTCTGATACTCATCATCACTATACTCTAACTGCTCAAATTGGGCTCTCCTATCAGCTGCAAGGAAATGTTCCAGCTTCATTGGTTAGACTAAACAAGTAGCTTCATACTCTGAATGAAAAATTGTAGAATGCCTGACCGAAATTTCCAGGGTTGACACGGATCTTGTCAAAACATTCAGCTACTCTCATTGCAATTGCAGGTGCAAAATGAATGTCAGCCACAAGAGGGATATTGTAACTGCTCATTTGCAAAGAGAAAAATTATGCTGGTGTGAGAAAGTTTTCAATTGAGTAAAGTTGTCAAATAAATTGCAAGACCTACTTTTTCTGAACAAGTGTGTTCTTGATTTCAAAACATGAATCAGCTTCTCGCTTCCCTTGGACTGTTATCCTGACCAAGTCTGCTCCTTTATCGGCAATTCTCATAACCTGCCAAATCCCAACATTGTTAAATTTCTGCCTTACTGCAGAAAGAATCACTTGGGAACCAAAAGTCACAAGGTATTGAATCAATCTTCAATTTTAACAGTTTGTTGATAAGTTTATCCTAAAATTTTTAAGGCATTTCTTGGTATCAATTACAAGAATAAAGTTATCTAAGCATACCTCCTCAACAGTCTTGTTGACATCCTTGGTGTCTGAAGTGGTCATAGTCTGAACTCGTATCGGATGCTCGCTACCAAGGGCCACATTCCCTACCATCACAGTCCGAGTCTTTCGCCTCACGGTCTTGTGTACAGATTCACAATACTTCTGCCTGGGAACTATGGAAGCAGAAAAGAGTTATAAGGATATAGGTTTTCTATTCATACTTCCATTGATCATTATCTTACTTGCTTAACGACCTCAATTGATGACTGACAATTTTAAGTATCTACAGTTCGTAACTCAATTGAAGATAGAATTCACGTATCAAATTACAAGAGTTTTGGACAATTTCACAGGATGAAAGAGCAGGAATCATATTGTTGTACCTAGGAGAGGACTTCCTTCTGAAGCAGGCTCCAGTTCCACAATCTCAGAGCCAGATTTGGAAGAGTTTCTGATCACAGATGCAATTCTTCTCTGAGACTTCATTCTTTGTTGCTCAGGAGCACAAGCGATCTTCGCAAAATCGACGTTCTTCACAAAGCCGAAGCTGCGGTCGCTGGTCCGCAGACCAGCCATACCAGTCATCGATGAAGGAACTGTTCCAGTTGCCATGGTACCCTACCCTGCTCCTGCCTTACCAAACCTGTGAAAAGAATGAATTGCTTGTTAAGATCAAGAAAGAATAGCAACTGCAGAAGAAGGTGGCCAAAAACAACACCGAACTATATGTGACGACAGGAAGATCAAAACACAAGGATCAGATGGCGCTTCTCACCCTcgttttccttctcctcctctgcgCACTTAGAGTTAGAGTTTGGCCCTTGCGTTCTTCGCATTTTTTTATACCCAAACTAAACGCCGTAGGAATTCTGGCATGAAGGGATTGAATTGGGATACTTGGCGTTGACCGAAGACAAGCCCAACATGGTCAAATCACAGGTCAAATTACGCTTGAAGCTTTTATACGCAGCCTGGTTacgagattacatctcaagacaAGACTTGTGATTAATTATATGAGCACGCAATGGTTGACTCGCACCAAAAGTTGGATCTTTTGATCTGCAACAGGCAGCGTGGTTTATCCGGCaatgtaaataaataaattgaatcaCGACACCAAATAGAGTATTGAATCTATTGGTAGGTGAGACATTCAAATCTTAGTGGAACATCTTATAATGTAAATAAAGGCAACACAATGTAGTAGGACTATATATAAGAGTTCGACAAGATTACACCCAATTAAAACAGTAAATGTGGATTCATCCATCCATTGCATTGATTGCATCTCAGTCGATACAAAACTGGAGGCGCAGCCCACGTCCGACCGATCTACCTTCCCCGGAGCAGCGCCTTCTCGGCGGTGTCGACCTCTTCCAAGATGCGGGCCTTGCGCTTGGCGGGGATGGGCGCCGTGGGGCCGAAGCTGATGTAGTGGCCGGAGACGGCGTTAAGGGCGGAGTATATGTCCCTGAACGACGCCCGCCCCAGCAGCGCCTTCTCCCGCCGGTACTTCGCCACCCACGTGTTCGACGCCTCCCGCAGCTCCGACACCGCCGTCGCCACGTTCGGGTCCTGCTTGTCCATGTTGATCGTGCTCCGCAGCTTGTTAATCATCTCCGTCGTCTCCTTCACGTATTCCTCGTCGTCTGACGCCAGGGCCGGCGCCGGAGGGAGGACCAGCAGCGCTGACGTCGGAGAGAGGATCGCCGCCGCGAGGAGTTCCCGGCGGCAGAGTATGGCCGCTCGGGCGCAGCACGGAGCCGCATTGGCGGTGGCGAAAGAGGACGGAGCGGCCGCGGGTCGAGCGGAGAGAGATGTGAGCGACGGCGATGGCTTCGAGGTCGGCGGCgtcaagaaaggagaagaagaagccatGGTGGTTTAACTTTTGCGCCAATAATAAATCAAGAACAAGGGAAGAAGAAGGCGGAGGGAATTCGGAGAAGATAAGGGAAGAGATAAGGAAGACGGTTTAAACGTGACACGTTGGCACATCTCCTTATCCATATTTCCTAAGATCCTGTTTACTCCAGGGGACGGATTGGGGGAACAAAGAGAAAAGGGGAAGGAGAGAAACGCACATGGACACCGTTCCTTCTCTCCACCATGAGTCTTCTTTCTAGTGGAAGTAACAACATCAAACTGGCGTCTACTTCATGACACCACTCCTTTAGGCATTGGTTCATCCAGAAATATTAACTAATGTCAATAACTACATAGCATGAGTGTACATGGAGGAAGGTACACTTAATCATCCTCAAAGTATTTCTCTTCGGCATCGTAATTAGCTTCCTTGAACCAATGGTCGTCCAGCCTCTCGTCATTGTCTATCATGGAGTAATCGAGATAAGCGGAGTCTTCTCCGGCCAGGAACTTCTGCTGCATTTTGAGTGTGAACTGATCCAGTTGATCTTGCATCTCTTCTGCAGACAGTGTTTGCTCAAAGGGGCATCCAACTGTCGATGAAGAAGGGCCATAGGAGGAATTATGGTTAACCGTCTGCACATAGAAATGCATGGATCAATTCAAGAACATCATGGAAATgtagataaaaataaacaaaagaaaggcacgacgatAAACAGACAGGAAAACAAAAATAAGTTCCTACAAGAAAGCTAGATCAAAGAAATACAAATTGAAAATTGTTGTTCATTGAAATCTATAATCTTGACCTGCGAATTGATTAAGTTGAACCTCCCAAAATAACCCAGACTTGGCTCTTCTATTGTGGTTATCCATGAAACATTCAATCAGGCCTTCATCTAACTCTTGATATTAGTAGAGATTATTGATTATACTTTGACCTCAATGGTATTTGTTTTCTCTATGATCTAGACTTGGCTTTAACCGATTACGATATCACTGGATGTACTCAAATCGTAGCCTAACTAGTAATTTTACCATGGATTTCTGTACAATACTCATTTGCTTGGATTAACTTGCATAAGACTATGTGCTTGGTTCCAATTTTTGATATCTCATGACCTAATTTAAGAATCTTCTGATTAAAAAAAGTGCTAATTGCATCCTTGATTTATAAGTGGGATTGCGGTGGACTTTAGTTTAATTTTGACCAAGACTTATCCTTTTAAGATCAATGTGGTCAATTTGAGTTGATTATAAAAATTGTAATCTCAGTCAGACTCCTTATCTTGACCATGATTGTTTATTTGATCTAAATTACTTGTTCAACCTAGATTTCGTCAATCACACCTATTCGAATAGATGTTTCATGACAATACCTTGAACTTGAATGTAATTATTTGATTGGTATTTGATCCTAACAATGAAGTATAAAGAATATGATTACCATGGTAAATCCATGACTTAACTAAATTTGTGATGTTAAGCTTGCATGACCATGTGATAAGAAATTGTATGAATCATGGTTGGTACTAGTATGCTGCCTTATTTTTAATACATGCATAAAAATTCATGTCAACAGTAAACCATTTACATCTAGTTTTGGTAAGGAACCATATAGAGAATCAGACAACAAACAACTCAAAAGGCCTCTGATTTTCTAACAATTCAAGAAATCCACCAGATTCTGTGTTGTTCTTGAGCTGCGCTTGGTGACAAAATCATTATGTTGTAACTTGTATGACCTAATCAAGATCTAAGCTAGAACCTAATCAAAATCCAAAGCATACCACATGAAAGTCAAAATCACTAAGaatatcatcatcattatctGATTTAGTCCCATGGCAATATAAATATTTTCTCTCTGTTGAACTTTATACAAGACTATATTACTAAAAGTATTCAAATCAATTAAACTCTTAAATCTTTGATAAAATTAGCTCGCCTTTGAACATATATATGCATCTCAACCACCTTTCTCTCATTTTATTTATTGATGTTAAGCTCAATTGCTCTAAaaaatattagtttattttaacctTTCTAGTAATATTCCTCATACATCTCAGTATTCTCATCTTTGCTACCTTTATTTTCTTGGTATATGCTACTTTCTAACATCTGAACACAATCAACTATAAAGTATGATTGATCATATGACAGTATTATGAAGTAGTTCTTTTAAACTAGGGGTGCACAGTGGTCACGCACAAGTCCAAAAGCTTcactccatttcaaccatccatgGACTTCACTATCATATTGAATTAGTATAGGTCCGGCAAAATCAATTGTGCTCAAACTTCTGTCTTATATACAGTTTAGGTGGTTTTAACTTGAACCTCCTGCTCAAGCTTGTTTACAAAATATCTCTCAAGGAGTTACAACTGTAACACTAAATATTCAAGATAAAATTATCAAGACAACTTTAATATGAAACTATCTGAGATTTGAAAGATATTTGATCTTATATAACAAAATTGAGGTCTATGGTGCCATGCTTATTCTTCCCTGTCAACCAAtctgtgtttttttttctcttacaaCTACAATGACAACAAATAAGCAATGAATCCCAACTATATGGGGAGAAAATCAACAAATACCCAAGAGATAACTCCGTTAAAGTGTGACTGGTCATACCTTTGGTGAAGTCGATTTGTGTTTGCCGTCCTCAAGCTCTCCAAATCTCTTTTCCACCTCAACCATATCATGTTCGCCATCATCAACATTTTTCTGTTCAGAAAATTATTTAGCAAAATTAGCACACGTGATCAACAATATGAACGCCATATGAAGACCAGCCCCCTGTTCTTCAACAcaaagttataccttcgaagaaTTTGATTTACTTTCACATTCCTCGAATGCTACGTCCTTATGTTCTTGTGTAACCATATCATCAGCATCATccatatcttcttcttcttcttcttcttcttcctcctcctcctcctcctcctcttcttcctcttcttcttcctcagatacttcttcctcttttcctccaCCGCCAACCCATTCCTTCTCGTCAACCCCTAATCTCTGCTGCTCCCCTCTGATCTTCTCCACCAGCATAGCTTCCTCACATCGCCTCATCAACGTCTCAGACCAGCGCTCACCAGGCCTGGAGAGGCTCCTCCCAGCAGGGTCCTGAAACTTGCCCAAGTACTCGTGGTGAAGATAAGGTTCCCGCTCCCTCATCGCATCCTCGGAGAAGTACTCCCC includes these proteins:
- the LOC122051563 gene encoding 4-hydroxy-3-methylbut-2-en-1-yl diphosphate synthase (ferredoxin), chloroplastic-like, which encodes MATGTVPSSMTGMAGLRTSDRSFGFVKNVDFAKIACAPEQQRMKSQRRIASVIRNSSKSGSEIVELEPASEGSPLLVPRQKYCESVHKTVRRKTRTVMVGNVALGSEHPIRVQTMTTSDTKDVNKTVEEVMRIADKGADLVRITVQGKREADSCFEIKNTLVQKNYNIPLVADIHFAPAIAMRVAECFDKIRVNPGNFADRRAQFEQLEYSDDEYQKELEHIEKVFTPLVEKCKKYGRAIRIGTNHGSLSDRIMSYYGDSPRGMVESAFEFARICRKLDFHNFVFSMKASNPVIMVQAYRLLVAEMYALGWDYPLHLGVTEAGEGEDGRMKSAIGIGTLLQDGLGDTIRVSLTEPPEKEIDPCKRLANLGMQASNLQKGTVPFEDKHRRYWDFQRRTGQLPVQKEGEEVDYRGVLHRDGSVLMPVSLDMLKTPELLYKSLAAKLVVGMPFKDLATVDSILLRELPPLEDDESRLALKRLIDISMGVIVPLSEQLAKPLPNAIVLVNLNELSTGAHKLLPKGTRLAVNVRGDEPSEELDVLKNVDDITMLLHDLPLSEEKLSRVHAARRLFEYLEESSLNFPVIHHIQFPKEIHRDDLVITAGSNAGSLLVDGLGDGILLEAPEQDFEFLRNTSFNLLQGCRMRNTKTEYVSCPSCGRTLFDLQDISAEIRTKTSHLPGVSIAIMGCIVNGPGEMADADFGYVGGAPGKIDLYVGKTVLKRGIEMEYATDALIQLIKDNGRWVDPPAEE
- the LOC122051564 gene encoding cilia- and flagella-associated protein 251-like, with protein sequence MERSAMEGISERLASLDGLYFPGAMHRETPDPAQRKSSLLDLLSRDASIFLERYGAELTPDEILEFDKLKQDYEVEWHLDRLRRRRSPSAEDARAKSVAVKNRRRAYMERLIKGGEYFSEDAMREREPYLHHEYLGKFQDPAGRSLSRPGERWSETLMRRCEEAMLVEKIRGEQQRLGVDEKEWVGGGGKEEEVSEEEEEEEEEEEEEEEEEEEEEEDMDDADDMVTQEHKDVAFEECESKSNSSKKNVDDGEHDMVEVEKRFGELEDGKHKSTSPKTVNHNSSYGPSSSTVGCPFEQTLSAEEMQDQLDQFTLKMQQKFLAGEDSAYLDYSMIDNDERLDDHWFKEANYDAEEKYFEDD
- the LOC122051565 gene encoding photosystem II repair protein PSB27-H1, chloroplastic-like, with translation MASSSPFLTPPTSKPSPSLTSLSARPAAAPSSFATANAAPCCARAAILCRRELLAAAILSPTSALLVLPPAPALASDDEEYVKETTEMINKLRSTINMDKQDPNVATAVSELREASNTWVAKYRREKALLGRASFRDIYSALNAVSGHYISFGPTAPIPAKRKARILEEVDTAEKALLRGR